A DNA window from Chryseobacterium sp. MEBOG06 contains the following coding sequences:
- a CDS encoding tetratricopeptide repeat protein codes for MIKKTITILFFISLYSLSFSQNNLNKKTALQELSENACQCTDSISLANRKKEDIIKDMHDCIDKYTGALQISNLLKGAEKLSEKAPEMNGKKQINLTFNTNKDSQQYKDSYNEIERYLMQNCESLKRATQSSETNYDKFSKNETAIDFYQKAVDASKKEDWKEAIQNYEQALKIDPKFIYAWDNLGICYRRVEEYDKALHAYKQSLSIDPKGKMPLQNIAITYVYKKEYQKAIDAYNDFDKVYPGDPEVYYGMGQVYFTHLKNNEKGLDNICRAYRIYSEQKSPYRSDAETMIGYIYKSMKEEGKSDRFKEILKNNNIKFD; via the coding sequence ATGATAAAAAAAACAATAACCATTTTATTTTTTATTTCCCTGTATTCACTTTCGTTTTCTCAGAATAACCTGAATAAAAAAACAGCTCTTCAGGAGCTTTCAGAAAATGCCTGTCAATGCACTGATTCTATCTCCCTGGCTAACCGGAAGAAAGAAGATATCATCAAAGATATGCATGACTGCATTGACAAATATACAGGGGCTCTTCAGATTTCAAATCTTTTAAAAGGAGCAGAGAAACTGTCGGAAAAAGCGCCTGAAATGAATGGTAAAAAGCAGATTAACCTGACTTTTAATACCAACAAAGATTCACAGCAGTACAAGGACAGTTATAATGAAATTGAGCGGTATCTGATGCAAAACTGTGAAAGTCTGAAAAGAGCTACCCAAAGTTCAGAAACCAATTACGACAAGTTTTCAAAAAATGAAACTGCAATTGATTTCTACCAGAAAGCAGTTGATGCATCAAAAAAGGAAGACTGGAAAGAAGCCATCCAAAATTATGAACAGGCTTTAAAAATTGACCCAAAGTTTATTTATGCCTGGGATAATCTCGGAATATGTTACAGAAGGGTTGAAGAATATGATAAGGCTCTTCATGCTTATAAGCAGTCTTTATCTATTGATCCTAAAGGTAAAATGCCTTTACAGAATATAGCGATAACGTATGTTTATAAAAAGGAATATCAAAAAGCTATTGATGCATATAACGATTTTGACAAGGTATATCCAGGTGACCCGGAGGTTTACTATGGAATGGGGCAGGTCTACTTTACCCATTTGAAAAATAATGAAAAAGGGCTCGATAATATCTGCAGAGCATACAGGATTTACAGTGAGCAGAAATCTCCATATCGGTCTGATGCCGAAACCATGATAGGCTATATCTACAAGAGCATGAAAGAGGAAGGTAAATCAGATAGGTTTAAGGAAATATTAAAAAACAACAATATCAAATTTGACTAG
- a CDS encoding DEAD/DEAH box helicase — MEKLTFADFDLPVKILDVLADLELFEPTPIQEKSLKPILSGRDVMGIAQTGTGKTLAYLLPVLKGWKYSKTGNPTVLVLVPTRELVVQVTEILEKLTEGITARVIGIYGGKNINTQKLLFNDGCDILVGTPGRVMDLSIDNAISLKEVQKLIIDEFDEMLNLGFRPQLTHIFEMMKEKRQNILFSATMTEAVDEMLDVYFASPIEISLAKSGTPLEKIEQTAYKVENFNTKINLLEHLLKNNDDMSKVLIFNNNKKHADLLFTKIDELFPGQFDVIHSNKSQNYRLKAMKSFEDEEVRGLITTDVMARGLDISNVTHVINFEIPEIPEQYIHRIGRTGRADKEGKAIAFVTKKEEPLILDIELLMDKDLKFNDFPEEVKINAKKIVSEEDQIVMKNPAQVKLNEGGAAFHEKKSKNTKENWGGPSKRKTPKKFGANRAQQKAISKSKRKK, encoded by the coding sequence ATGGAAAAACTCACTTTTGCAGATTTTGACCTGCCGGTTAAAATTCTTGATGTTTTAGCAGATTTAGAATTATTTGAACCTACACCGATCCAGGAGAAGAGCTTAAAGCCTATTCTTTCCGGAAGAGATGTAATGGGAATTGCACAGACTGGAACAGGAAAAACTTTAGCTTATTTATTACCGGTTCTTAAAGGCTGGAAATACAGTAAAACAGGTAACCCAACTGTTTTGGTGCTTGTTCCTACAAGAGAATTGGTGGTTCAGGTAACTGAAATTCTTGAAAAACTGACAGAAGGTATTACTGCAAGAGTAATTGGAATATATGGAGGGAAAAATATTAACACTCAAAAACTCTTGTTTAATGATGGTTGTGATATTTTGGTTGGAACTCCAGGTAGAGTGATGGATCTTTCCATAGATAATGCTATTTCTCTGAAAGAAGTACAGAAATTGATCATTGATGAATTTGATGAAATGCTGAACTTAGGTTTCAGACCTCAGCTTACTCATATTTTTGAAATGATGAAAGAGAAAAGACAGAACATCCTTTTCTCCGCAACCATGACAGAAGCCGTAGATGAAATGCTGGATGTGTATTTTGCAAGTCCAATTGAAATTTCGTTGGCAAAATCAGGAACACCGCTTGAAAAAATCGAACAGACTGCGTATAAAGTTGAAAACTTTAATACAAAAATTAATCTTCTTGAGCATTTATTGAAGAACAATGACGATATGTCTAAGGTCTTGATTTTCAACAATAATAAAAAACATGCCGATCTGCTCTTTACTAAAATAGATGAACTTTTCCCTGGCCAGTTTGATGTAATTCACTCCAATAAGTCTCAGAATTACAGACTTAAGGCGATGAAAAGCTTTGAAGACGAAGAAGTAAGAGGACTTATTACTACAGATGTAATGGCAAGAGGTCTTGATATTTCAAATGTCACCCATGTTATCAACTTTGAAATTCCTGAGATCCCGGAGCAGTATATTCATAGAATCGGTAGAACCGGTAGAGCTGATAAAGAAGGTAAAGCAATCGCTTTTGTTACCAAAAAAGAAGAACCTTTGATTCTTGATATTGAGTTATTGATGGATAAGGATCTTAAATTTAATGACTTCCCGGAAGAAGTTAAGATCAATGCTAAAAAAATCGTTTCTGAAGAAGATCAGATTGTGATGAAAAACCCGGCACAGGTAAAACTGAATGAAGGGGGAGCAGCATTCCATGAGAAAAAGTCTAAAAATACAAAAGAAAACTGGGGTGGACCTTCGAAAAGAAAAACACCTAAGAAGTTTGGAGCAAACAGAGCCCAGCAGAAAGCGATCTCTAAGTCCAAAAGAAAGAAATAA
- the purD gene encoding phosphoribosylamine--glycine ligase translates to MRILIIGEGGRESALAAKLQNDSRISKMFFANGNATTDVIGKNVHLSEIKELRDFAIKEKVDLTIVGPEAPLVAGLKDEFKKHDLKVFGPTQKVASLEGSKAFSKKFMQTYDIKTAKAVVFDSYNDAKEYVQTQQYPLVIKASGLAGGKGVVICDTLEEAEATIHDFMIRRIYGDAGIRLVIEEYLQGFEASIIAFSNGEKLFPCVAAKDYKKAGNGDTGPNTGGMGSVAPSPEFTQEHYADFEKNILEPTIKGLKAEGFGFKGIIFFGLMVTKNGAYLLEYNMRFGDPETQVLMALMENNLLDVIQDCMEGKDIELKFKEEKAVCLVMCSGGYPRNIETGFEITGGDKIQHSKLLYAGAITKGDKVVSNGGRVLNIVATGATFEDARKKVYEDAGHVHFDYGFYREDIGKF, encoded by the coding sequence ATGAGAATATTAATCATAGGTGAAGGTGGTAGAGAATCTGCTTTAGCGGCAAAACTTCAGAATGACTCAAGAATTTCTAAAATGTTTTTTGCCAACGGAAATGCTACTACCGATGTAATAGGGAAAAATGTTCATTTATCAGAAATCAAAGAACTTAGAGATTTCGCTATTAAAGAAAAGGTAGATCTTACGATCGTAGGTCCTGAAGCTCCATTGGTGGCTGGTTTGAAGGACGAATTCAAAAAACACGATCTTAAGGTTTTTGGTCCTACTCAGAAAGTAGCAAGCCTTGAAGGAAGTAAAGCTTTCTCTAAGAAATTTATGCAGACCTATGATATCAAAACGGCTAAGGCTGTTGTATTTGATTCATATAATGATGCTAAAGAATATGTGCAGACACAGCAGTATCCTTTAGTAATCAAGGCGAGTGGTTTAGCTGGAGGAAAAGGTGTTGTTATCTGTGACACTCTTGAAGAAGCTGAAGCTACTATCCATGATTTCATGATCAGAAGAATCTATGGAGACGCTGGTATCCGTTTAGTTATTGAAGAATATTTGCAAGGTTTTGAAGCTTCTATCATTGCTTTCTCTAATGGTGAAAAATTATTCCCATGTGTAGCTGCAAAAGATTATAAAAAAGCAGGAAATGGAGATACAGGACCTAATACAGGAGGTATGGGATCTGTAGCACCAAGCCCGGAGTTCACTCAGGAGCACTATGCAGATTTTGAGAAAAATATTTTAGAGCCTACTATTAAAGGTCTTAAAGCTGAAGGGTTCGGATTTAAAGGAATCATCTTCTTCGGATTGATGGTTACGAAAAACGGAGCTTACCTTCTTGAATACAATATGAGATTTGGAGACCCTGAAACTCAGGTATTGATGGCACTTATGGAGAACAATCTTTTAGATGTGATCCAGGATTGTATGGAAGGAAAAGACATTGAACTTAAATTCAAAGAAGAAAAAGCAGTGTGTCTTGTAATGTGTTCAGGAGGATATCCAAGAAACATCGAAACAGGTTTCGAAATTACAGGAGGAGATAAAATACAACACAGTAAACTATTATACGCAGGAGCTATTACTAAAGGAGACAAAGTGGTTTCTAACGGTGGTAGAGTTCTGAATATTGTAGCTACGGGAGCTACTTTTGAAGACGCCCGCAAGAAAGTTTACGAAGACGCAGGTCATGTACATTTCGATTACGGCTTCTACAGAGAAGACATCGGAAAGTTTTAA
- a CDS encoding iron-containing alcohol dehydrogenase — MLNFEFKNPTKILFGKGEIAKISKEIPKDAKILMIYGGGSIKNNGVYDQVKEALKDHELYEFGGVPANPEYEVLINALSFIKEKNITYLLAVGGGSVIDGTKFLSAAANYNGEPWEILKKPVRTFEGEGMPFGSILTLPATGSEMNSGYVISRRETNEKLSSGGPGLFPEFSVLDPEVIRSIPKNQIVNGITDAYTHVLEQYMTAPSSADLQERIAESILISLQETAPKVLADDFNYDAAGNFMWCCTMALNGLIQKGVITDWAVHAMGHELTAYFGIDHARTLAIIAPSHYRYNFEDKKGKLAQYAERVWGIKEGTVEERAELGIKKLEEFFHSLHIKTKLSEYTEDYKGTAEKVEKAFTERNWLGLGEYKKLTPQDALKIVEMSY; from the coding sequence ATGCTTAATTTCGAATTTAAAAATCCAACTAAAATACTTTTCGGGAAGGGTGAAATTGCAAAAATTTCCAAAGAAATCCCTAAAGATGCTAAGATATTAATGATCTACGGTGGTGGAAGCATTAAAAACAATGGTGTTTACGATCAGGTGAAAGAAGCTTTAAAAGATCATGAGCTTTATGAGTTCGGAGGAGTTCCTGCCAACCCTGAATATGAAGTCCTGATCAATGCTTTGAGCTTCATTAAAGAAAAAAACATCACTTATCTTCTTGCTGTGGGTGGCGGATCGGTAATTGACGGAACAAAATTCCTTTCTGCTGCAGCCAATTATAATGGTGAGCCATGGGAAATTCTGAAAAAGCCGGTAAGAACTTTTGAAGGTGAAGGAATGCCTTTCGGCAGTATCTTGACCCTTCCTGCAACGGGTTCTGAAATGAATTCGGGATATGTAATCTCAAGAAGAGAAACGAATGAAAAACTGTCTTCAGGAGGGCCTGGTCTTTTCCCGGAGTTTTCTGTTTTAGATCCTGAAGTGATCAGATCTATTCCTAAAAACCAAATCGTAAACGGAATCACGGATGCCTATACCCACGTATTGGAGCAATATATGACTGCACCTTCTTCTGCTGATCTGCAGGAAAGAATTGCAGAAAGCATCCTGATCAGCCTGCAGGAAACTGCGCCTAAGGTTTTGGCTGACGATTTTAACTATGACGCTGCAGGAAATTTCATGTGGTGCTGTACAATGGCCTTAAACGGATTAATCCAGAAAGGAGTCATTACAGACTGGGCAGTACACGCCATGGGACACGAGCTAACGGCTTATTTCGGTATTGACCATGCCAGAACTCTTGCTATTATCGCTCCATCCCACTACCGTTATAATTTTGAAGACAAAAAAGGCAAACTGGCTCAATATGCGGAAAGAGTTTGGGGAATTAAAGAAGGCACTGTAGAGGAAAGAGCGGAACTGGGAATCAAAAAACTTGAAGAATTTTTCCACAGCCTTCATATCAAAACTAAACTTTCTGAATATACAGAAGACTATAAAGGCACTGCTGAAAAAGTAGAAAAAGCTTTTACAGAAAGAAACTGGCTTGGGCTTGGGGAGTACAAAAAACTGACTCCGCAAGACGCATTAAAGATTGTAGAAATGAGTTATTAA
- a CDS encoding lipocalin family protein produces MKKQLLLLAFSALALTSCKDDNIDAYEMDIMKGDWKEVKREIISGKDNKTVLYTEILTGCEAKNTLFLRTDYYVSYTAYTGTGADCQQSDKNEGTYTYDGDSKVLGIKFNGEGNMNYKIEVLTNKEFRLAQQFGNFDINGDKIPDINYVSYKR; encoded by the coding sequence ATGAAAAAACAACTACTTTTATTGGCCTTTTCTGCCTTGGCACTTACCTCTTGTAAAGATGATAATATTGATGCATACGAAATGGACATAATGAAGGGAGATTGGAAGGAAGTTAAAAGGGAAATAATTTCCGGAAAAGACAATAAAACAGTACTTTATACTGAGATTTTAACAGGATGTGAGGCTAAGAACACGCTTTTCCTTAGAACAGATTACTATGTAAGCTATACTGCGTATACCGGAACAGGAGCAGACTGCCAGCAATCTGATAAAAATGAAGGAACCTATACTTATGATGGTGACTCTAAAGTTCTAGGGATTAAATTCAATGGAGAAGGAAACATGAACTATAAAATTGAAGTTTTAACCAACAAAGAATTCAGACTTGCACAGCAATTTGGAAACTTTGACATCAATGGAGATAAGATCCCCGACATCAACTACGTTAGTTACAAAAGATAA
- the guaA gene encoding glutamine-hydrolyzing GMP synthase, translating into MNNGIIILDFGSQYNQLIGRRIREMGVYSEILPYNTPLQDILAKQPKGIILSGGPSSVNADNAHLVEKALYEQGVPVLGICYGMQMTAHLLGGKVNKGEKGEYGKANLEIIKESSLLKGVTQNSVVWMSHFDEVGELPAGFELNAKSGVIASIANEESKIYCVQFHPEVSHTEEGGKMLENFVFGICNADKNWKLTNYIDKTVEEIRAKVGDNKVILGLSGGVDSSVAAVLIHKAIGDQLTCIFVDTGLLRKNEGEKVMGQYGEHFHMNIKMVDAQERFLTKLAGVDDPEAKRKIIGNEFIHVFDEESHKIEGAKFLAQGTIYPDVIESQSVNGPSAVIKSHHNVGGLPEDMEFELLEPLRELFKDEVRRVGEELGIPHHMVYRHPFPGPGLGIRVLGAVDAEKVRILQEADDIFIEELYKNDLYEKVSQAFVVLLPVKSVGVMGDERTYEYTAVVRSANTIDFMTATWSRLPYEFLDTVSSRIINEVRGINRVAYDISSKPPATIEWE; encoded by the coding sequence ATGAACAACGGTATTATTATTTTAGATTTCGGATCCCAGTACAATCAGCTTATCGGAAGAAGAATCCGTGAGATGGGAGTATACTCTGAAATCTTACCTTACAATACACCATTACAAGATATCTTAGCAAAACAGCCTAAAGGAATCATTCTTTCCGGAGGTCCGAGTTCTGTAAATGCAGACAATGCCCATCTGGTAGAAAAAGCTTTATATGAGCAGGGTGTTCCTGTTTTGGGTATTTGCTATGGAATGCAGATGACGGCTCACCTTTTAGGAGGAAAAGTAAACAAAGGAGAAAAAGGCGAGTACGGAAAAGCAAACCTTGAAATCATTAAAGAAAGCTCTTTATTGAAAGGAGTTACTCAGAACTCTGTTGTTTGGATGAGTCACTTTGATGAAGTAGGAGAATTGCCTGCAGGTTTTGAGCTCAATGCAAAATCAGGAGTTATTGCTTCTATTGCTAATGAAGAAAGTAAAATCTACTGTGTTCAGTTTCACCCGGAAGTTTCTCATACAGAAGAAGGAGGGAAAATGCTTGAAAATTTCGTTTTCGGAATCTGTAATGCAGATAAAAACTGGAAACTGACCAATTATATTGATAAAACAGTAGAAGAAATCCGCGCGAAAGTAGGAGATAACAAAGTGATTCTTGGACTTTCAGGAGGAGTAGACTCTTCTGTAGCAGCAGTTTTGATTCATAAAGCAATTGGTGATCAGCTGACTTGTATCTTCGTAGATACGGGATTATTGAGAAAGAATGAAGGTGAGAAAGTGATGGGCCAATATGGAGAACATTTCCATATGAACATTAAAATGGTGGACGCTCAGGAAAGGTTCCTTACAAAATTAGCTGGAGTAGACGATCCTGAAGCGAAGAGAAAAATCATTGGAAACGAATTTATCCATGTTTTTGATGAAGAATCTCACAAAATTGAAGGGGCTAAATTCCTTGCTCAAGGGACTATTTACCCTGACGTTATCGAAAGCCAGTCTGTCAACGGACCCTCTGCAGTGATTAAGTCTCACCACAATGTAGGAGGACTTCCTGAAGATATGGAATTCGAATTGTTAGAGCCATTAAGAGAGCTTTTCAAAGACGAAGTAAGAAGAGTTGGAGAAGAATTAGGTATTCCTCACCACATGGTATACAGACACCCTTTCCCAGGTCCTGGATTAGGAATCAGAGTACTGGGAGCTGTAGATGCTGAAAAAGTGAGAATCCTTCAGGAAGCTGACGATATTTTCATTGAAGAACTATATAAAAATGACCTTTACGAAAAAGTATCTCAGGCATTTGTAGTACTTCTTCCAGTAAAATCTGTAGGAGTAATGGGAGATGAAAGAACTTACGAATACACCGCTGTAGTTCGTTCTGCCAACACCATCGACTTTATGACAGCAACGTGGAGCAGACTTCCTTATGAGTTCCTTGATACTGTTTCCAGTAGAATCATCAACGAAGTAAGAGGAATCAACAGAGTAGCTTACGATATTTCAAGCAAACCACCTGCAACTATTGAGTGGGAATAA
- a CDS encoding cold-shock protein produces MQKGIVKWYNAEKGYGFIIPEGTEDAIFCHHSAIAGSLKLLSEGQTVEFHIVEGPRGRQAENVRVVDNS; encoded by the coding sequence ATGCAAAAAGGAATTGTAAAATGGTATAATGCAGAAAAAGGCTATGGATTTATCATCCCTGAAGGAACAGAAGATGCTATTTTTTGTCACCATTCGGCTATTGCCGGCTCTTTAAAACTTTTGTCAGAAGGACAAACCGTAGAATTTCATATTGTAGAAGGCCCCAGGGGGAGACAGGCAGAAAATGTGAGAGTTGTGGATAACAGCTAA
- a CDS encoding ABC1 kinase family protein has protein sequence MFDKQQRKLKRSARLISVLSKYGFKDMLARMNGGNKQEEISENSDEIVSKGTVYERIRLALEELGPTFVKLGQTFSNREDLLPAELIQELQKLQDKVEVIEMDVEDILESEFNISVKDYFREIQKEPLATASIAQVYKAVLLDGSPVILKLKKPDVQSVIEDDLLLIKDIEKLISAYSEIGEQLNLKQAISTFEKSLLEELSLINERNNIQQFRLNFKNNKETYVPIVYDEFSNNNILCMEFIDGIKVTDQPGLIAHDIDPVKVSEAGLRLFVSQILDYGFFHADPHAGNILVKKDGRIVFIDFGAVGKIQPNDKEILENLIVSFVAKNPHKIVRYLKKMAVSYEIPDERRFENDVEDILNFVHSSSLKEINVQVIINKMKDILKDNRLYMPDYFYLLFKGISLIEGVGRTINPELDIVKSLHPYTKKIFTRKINPKNILKTGMDRMMNFTDNIDEIPKELRSVLQKLDENKFTVSTESKNIEKTNQLIKSSVVNLILAMILGANIIATAIVFASESGPRIGELSLVAVLGFTFSVVLVVILLLRVTRK, from the coding sequence ATGTTTGACAAGCAGCAGAGAAAACTGAAAAGATCCGCCAGATTGATTTCCGTATTAAGTAAATATGGTTTTAAAGATATGCTGGCAAGAATGAACGGTGGAAACAAGCAAGAGGAAATTTCAGAAAATTCCGATGAGATTGTTTCAAAAGGTACCGTTTATGAAAGAATAAGGCTCGCTCTGGAAGAGCTGGGGCCTACGTTTGTCAAACTTGGACAGACCTTCAGTAATCGGGAAGACCTTTTACCTGCGGAACTTATTCAGGAACTGCAGAAACTTCAGGATAAAGTAGAAGTAATAGAAATGGATGTTGAAGATATACTGGAAAGTGAATTCAATATTTCCGTTAAAGACTATTTTCGGGAAATTCAGAAAGAACCTCTGGCTACAGCCTCCATTGCACAGGTTTATAAAGCTGTTTTGCTGGATGGAAGCCCTGTTATTTTAAAATTAAAAAAACCGGACGTACAATCTGTCATTGAAGATGACCTGCTATTGATCAAGGATATTGAGAAATTGATATCTGCATATTCAGAAATAGGAGAGCAGCTTAATCTGAAACAGGCAATTTCTACTTTTGAAAAATCATTGCTGGAAGAACTTTCTCTGATCAATGAAAGGAATAATATTCAACAGTTTCGTCTCAATTTTAAAAATAATAAAGAAACTTACGTTCCGATAGTCTATGATGAATTTTCCAACAATAATATTCTTTGTATGGAATTTATTGATGGAATAAAGGTGACAGATCAGCCTGGTCTTATTGCTCACGATATAGACCCGGTGAAAGTTTCAGAAGCCGGATTGAGACTTTTTGTTTCTCAGATTTTAGATTATGGATTCTTTCATGCAGATCCTCATGCAGGAAATATTTTAGTAAAAAAAGACGGCAGAATTGTTTTTATTGATTTCGGTGCTGTAGGAAAAATCCAGCCCAATGATAAAGAGATCCTTGAAAATCTGATTGTCAGTTTTGTGGCTAAAAATCCGCATAAAATTGTCCGCTACCTTAAAAAAATGGCTGTAAGCTATGAGATCCCGGACGAAAGAAGATTTGAAAATGATGTGGAAGATATTCTCAACTTCGTTCACAGCTCGTCGTTGAAAGAAATCAATGTTCAGGTGATTATCAATAAAATGAAAGATATTTTAAAAGATAACAGGCTTTATATGCCGGATTATTTTTACCTTTTATTTAAAGGAATAAGCCTGATAGAAGGTGTAGGAAGAACAATCAACCCAGAGCTTGATATTGTTAAAAGTCTCCATCCCTATACCAAAAAGATATTCACCAGAAAAATTAACCCGAAAAATATTTTAAAAACGGGAATGGACAGAATGATGAATTTCACAGACAATATAGATGAAATTCCCAAAGAGCTTCGTTCTGTTCTTCAGAAATTAGATGAAAATAAGTTTACGGTCTCCACCGAGAGCAAAAATATAGAAAAGACCAATCAGCTCATCAAATCCAGCGTGGTCAATCTGATCTTGGCAATGATCTTAGGAGCTAATATCATTGCAACGGCTATTGTTTTCGCATCAGAATCCGGACCCAGAATAGGAGAGTTGTCTTTGGTAGCTGTTCTAGGCTTTACCTTTTCAGTCGTATTGGTTGTAATACTTTTATTGAGAGTAACTAGAAAGTGA
- a CDS encoding carbon-nitrogen hydrolase family protein yields the protein MQIETRPLTVQDYDELVVTMKRAYPQMSESIWSKKSIEKLTRIFPKGQICITVDGKLAAVALSIIVNYDEFGDDHTYVDITGNYTFNTHLSTGNVLYGIEVFVDPEFRELRLGRRLYDARKELCELLNLKSIILGGRIPNYHKYSDELSPREYIRRVRDKEIYDPVLSFQLSNNFLPIKILKKYLPEDESSLENAVLLQWNNIYYSKKPNTMQDSIIRLGLVQWQMRHFKNIDAFYEQVEFFVNVMGDYKSDFVLFPELFNTPLLAPFNKLSERDSMIELAKLSEDIKNKISELAISYNVNIISGSMPVFDDDNNDLYNVSYLLHRDGRIDEYRKIHITPNERKYYGMKGGNEIRVFDTDCGKIGLVICYDVEFPELPRILADQGMKILFVPYLTDTQNAYIRVRHCAAARAIENECYVAIAGCVGNLPGVNNMDIQFGQAAVFTPSDFAFPSNAVKGEATPNTEMTLIVDVDLNLLKDLHHNGSVQVMKDRRKDLYDTYLK from the coding sequence ATGCAAATAGAAACGAGACCCCTGACTGTTCAGGATTATGATGAGTTGGTTGTAACAATGAAAAGGGCGTATCCTCAGATGTCTGAATCTATCTGGTCTAAAAAAAGTATAGAAAAACTTACGAGAATATTTCCTAAAGGTCAGATTTGTATCACCGTAGATGGGAAGTTAGCGGCCGTAGCGCTGTCCATTATCGTGAATTATGACGAATTTGGGGACGATCATACCTATGTTGATATTACAGGAAACTATACATTCAACACCCATTTGTCAACAGGAAATGTATTGTATGGAATAGAAGTTTTTGTTGATCCGGAATTTCGGGAGCTGCGTCTGGGAAGAAGGTTGTATGATGCCAGAAAAGAGTTGTGTGAGCTTCTTAATTTAAAATCTATTATCCTGGGCGGAAGAATTCCGAATTATCATAAATACAGTGACGAACTTTCCCCAAGAGAATACATCCGCAGAGTAAGAGATAAGGAAATTTATGATCCTGTGTTGTCTTTCCAGCTTTCCAATAACTTTCTTCCCATAAAGATCCTGAAAAAATACCTTCCCGAAGATGAATCATCACTGGAAAACGCTGTTTTGCTGCAATGGAACAATATTTATTACAGCAAAAAGCCCAATACGATGCAGGACAGTATCATTCGTCTGGGGCTTGTACAGTGGCAGATGAGGCATTTTAAAAATATAGATGCTTTTTATGAACAGGTAGAATTTTTTGTCAATGTAATGGGCGACTACAAATCAGACTTTGTTCTCTTCCCGGAACTTTTCAATACACCACTGCTGGCACCATTCAATAAGCTGTCAGAAAGGGATAGTATGATAGAACTGGCTAAACTGAGTGAAGATATCAAAAATAAAATTTCTGAGCTTGCCATTAGTTACAATGTAAACATTATCTCAGGAAGTATGCCTGTCTTTGACGATGATAACAATGATTTGTATAATGTAAGCTACCTTTTGCACCGCGATGGGCGTATAGATGAATACCGAAAAATTCATATTACACCGAATGAAAGGAAATACTACGGAATGAAAGGAGGAAACGAAATAAGAGTTTTTGATACCGACTGTGGAAAAATTGGTCTTGTCATCTGCTACGACGTAGAATTTCCGGAATTACCAAGGATTCTTGCAGATCAGGGGATGAAAATTCTTTTTGTTCCTTACCTTACCGATACGCAGAACGCCTATATCAGAGTGCGTCATTGTGCCGCTGCAAGAGCTATCGAAAATGAATGTTACGTAGCCATTGCCGGCTGTGTAGGAAACCTTCCGGGGGTTAATAATATGGATATCCAGTTTGGACAGGCGGCCGTGTTTACCCCTTCCGATTTTGCTTTCCCATCGAATGCCGTAAAAGGAGAGGCTACACCGAATACAGAAATGACTTTAATTGTAGATGTAGACCTGAATCTATTAAAAGATCTCCATCATAACGGCTCTGTTCAGGTGATGAAAGACCGGAGAAAAGATCTCTATGATACCTACCTCAAATAA
- a CDS encoding GDSL-type esterase/lipase family protein, whose amino-acid sequence MKKILSAFLLLYFTFSFSQETKPMYWQDVQEFKKLDQQNPPPKDAILFIGSSSFTKWTDVADYFPGKTIINRGFGGSRLADLNYFANDLLAPYQPKQIIIYCGENDFADNHQLKAEEVVSRYKDFYAKIRQRFPAIEVDYISMKYSPSREQLWPQMKQANTMIAAFMKKQRKSKFIDVTKAMEDSNGNVRKDIFVEDMLHFKPEGYKIWAKVMTPYMK is encoded by the coding sequence ATGAAGAAGATTCTATCAGCATTTCTATTGCTGTATTTTACCTTTTCCTTTTCACAGGAAACAAAACCAATGTATTGGCAAGACGTTCAGGAATTCAAGAAACTAGATCAACAAAACCCTCCTCCAAAAGATGCCATTTTATTCATAGGTAGTTCATCTTTTACAAAATGGACAGATGTTGCCGATTATTTTCCTGGTAAAACGATCATTAACAGAGGTTTTGGAGGTTCCAGGCTTGCAGATCTTAATTATTTTGCCAATGATCTCCTAGCCCCTTATCAGCCGAAGCAGATCATTATATACTGTGGTGAGAATGACTTTGCCGATAATCATCAGCTAAAAGCGGAGGAAGTTGTCAGCAGGTACAAAGATTTTTATGCAAAAATACGCCAGAGGTTTCCTGCAATTGAAGTTGATTATATTTCAATGAAGTATTCTCCCAGCAGAGAGCAGCTATGGCCGCAGATGAAGCAAGCCAATACCATGATTGCTGCTTTTATGAAAAAACAACGTAAGTCTAAATTTATTGACGTTACAAAAGCCATGGAAGATTCCAACGGAAATGTAAGAAAAGACATCTTTGTAGAAGATATGCTTCACTTTAAACCGGAAGGCTATAAAATCTGGGCAAAGGTGATGACTCCCTATATGAAGTAA